CCTTCGATAACAACTTCTGCAATAATGTCGTGTCCAAACATACCTGCAAATACGTTACGAAGATAGTTAACACTCATCTCCATTGCTTGCGTTTCAACCGTAGAGTAGATTCCCCCACGTGCATTTAACAAGATAACTTTTTTGTTTGGTTGCAATTGAACCATGTTACCTTCTGCATCGTATTTGAAAGTAAAGCCACCAGCAAATACATAGTCGATGAATGTTTGTAGACGTGCTGGAATTGTTAAGTTCCATAGTGGGAACGCAATCACAATAACGTCAGCTTCAGTAAATGCTTCACGTGCTTTATTATTTGCATTTAAAACGCGTTGCTCAGCTTCTGTCAGCTCGCCACCTGTTGCGCTTTTACCAAATGCGCTGAATAGGTCTTGTCCCATGTAAGGCATATCTTCATTAAAAATATCGTATACACGAACATTTAAATTTTTGTTGTCTTTTACTTCAGCCAAGAACGTTTCATACATGCGGCTTGAAACACTTTCTGTAGCTGGACGGTCGTTTGCTTTAATTAATAGTACGTTCATAATATCCCCCTAAAATTAGCTTCGCTTACTTAAAGTATATTACATTATTCACATACGTTTTTCAAGTGGTTGGAATTAGGGAACTACTCGGCCATGAATGACCGAGCTTCTGGGAACGCCGCTGACTTACTCGATTGTTGTGATAACAGCGAGCAGCGGTTACGGCTATTGACCAAAGCGCGTCCACACTTATGCCCTTTAACGTTAGGCGAACGCTTTGTTGCGGATGTTCACGGCCGCGTTGATATCCCGGTCGATACCGACGGTATGGCAATGCGGGCAATTGAACATACGGATGTGCAGCGGTTTCTTACCGGTGTTCATGCCGCAATGCGAACACGTTTGACTCGTATAGTGCGGTTTAACGAGGATGAGCTCTTTTTTGTGCCACGCGCACTTGTAGGTCAATAGGTTCTTGATGATGCCCCAGGAGGCATCCGCGATGGAACGCGCCAAATGGTGGTTCTTCATTAGATTTTTGGTTTTCAAATCCTCCATGACGATGATGTCATGCTCTTTCACCAATTGGGTTGTGTAGTGATGCAGGTAGTTCAGGCGTTGGTTCTTGATGCGTTTGTTGATGCGGGCGACCTGCTGCTTGGCTTTCTGCAGGTTCTTGAAGTCAGTCAGTTGGAGTTCGACGCCGTTTGCTTTGGCGGCTGCGATTTCCCGCAGGGCACGCTCACGCCGGCGGGCGAACTTGCGCTGCCAGATGCGTTTCTGTTTCGCCAATGCCCGCTCAAACTGCTTGTTTTTCAACTTGTATCCGTCCGACTGGATGACCAAGTGGGTAATCCCCATGTCCAGCCCCACGATGGCGCCCGTTTTCGGCAATATCGGAACGGCTTCCTCCACCAGGATAGTCGCCGTATAGGAACCGTCCGGTTCCTTGCGGATGGTGGCACGCATAATGCGCCCGGTGATGCGGTGGGCGCCATGGCACTTCACTAACTTCAATTTGGGCATCTGGATGTAATGGTTGTCCGCCACAGTGATGCTGTTGTTGATGCATTTGGTGGTGTAGGTGCTCTTCGGACGCTTCCGCGACTTGAAGCGGGGATAGCCGTTCTGCTTGTTAAAGAAACGCTGGAACGCAGCATCCAAATCGTCGGAGGTATACTCCAGGCTGGTACTGTCCGCCTCCTTCAGGAATGGAAATTCCCACTTGAGTGGTTTCATCAGGTTGTGCATGGCGTACTTGCCCACATACCTGCCACCGTTCTCGTGACGTGCCTGTTGCATCGCCAGCAGCTGGTTCCACACGAAGCGGTTCAGCACCAGATTGCGGTCGATGAAAATTTTCTGCTTTTCGGTCGGGTAGAGCTTAATTTTGATGCCTTTCAATACCATCGGGTTGCCCCTCCTTTCTGCGTTGGTCATCGATGTACTTGGCGATGGCGTGCTCA
This genomic interval from Jeotgalibaca porci contains the following:
- a CDS encoding RNA-guided endonuclease TnpB family protein encodes the protein MVLKGIKIKLYPTEKQKIFIDRNLVLNRFVWNQLLAMQQARHENGGRYVGKYAMHNLMKPLKWEFPFLKEADSTSLEYTSDDLDAAFQRFFNKQNGYPRFKSRKRPKSTYTTKCINNSITVADNHYIQMPKLKLVKCHGAHRITGRIMRATIRKEPDGSYTATILVEEAVPILPKTGAIVGLDMGITHLVIQSDGYKLKNKQFERALAKQKRIWQRKFARRRERALREIAAAKANGVELQLTDFKNLQKAKQQVARINKRIKNQRLNYLHHYTTQLVKEHDIIVMEDLKTKNLMKNHHLARSIADASWGIIKNLLTYKCAWHKKELILVKPHYTSQTCSHCGMNTGKKPLHIRMFNCPHCHTVGIDRDINAAVNIRNKAFA
- a CDS encoding FMN-dependent NADH-azoreductase gives rise to the protein MNVLLIKANDRPATESVSSRMYETFLAEVKDNKNLNVRVYDIFNEDMPYMGQDLFSAFGKSATGGELTEAEQRVLNANNKAREAFTEADVIVIAFPLWNLTIPARLQTFIDYVFAGGFTFKYDAEGNMVQLQPNKKVILLNARGGIYSTVETQAMEMSVNYLRNVFAGMFGHDIIAEVVIEGHNAQPHMAEEIFAEGMERVKAAAKLICE